Genomic segment of Mytilus edulis chromosome 12, xbMytEdul2.2, whole genome shotgun sequence:
TATCAAGTAGCCTACAGTATTTAGATGTAATCACCAAACAATTGTTATATCATTTAcccaaatgtaaaaaaaaataattccagtCAGATGTATAGATTTGTGTATGaaacattttatgtttcattattcccTTATCATTACACTGCATCAAAATATACCATTGAAACATCATCTGATTCAAGTTCATCATGACTTGCAATTTCAAGGGTATATTTTGATGTAGTGTAGTGTAAAAAGTATACTGAAATTTCAAAAGAGAATACATTTTGGCAGAAGAAACATTATATGTGCATCAGATGATGTTTTTCATGCTACGCTgctactaaaaaaaaaatcaatgaggCAAGAAatctaaaactttttttatatttttttgattcAAGAAATTGCTATAGATTTATAGATTTATTGATCTTTTGGTGTTACTTGAAATTGTGTCAttgtatgcatgtatatatatgtatatctattgtgtttttttatattattgaatTTCATATGAAAATAGCATGATTATATGATTGTAAACTGTACACTATCTAGTGAGAATTTGTTATTATAATGTAGATAGAAAATAATGAATGGTTACTTGTATATCAAAGTATCCTGTTATGTAATATGAATTAGCCTTTTTGTATAATATAATGGCCGATATATATAACTATGTGTGTTTTCTGTTGCAGACGAATAAAATGTAGGGTCacagttttttaaataaaaatttcacaaaagTTAAAACTTTTAAGACAGCCTAAAATGTTTAGGCTGTCTTAAAAAAAAGGGTCAGAAAGGCAACAggaaacacacattttttttttctttggcctattttatttgtatttattttaaggGGTAAGTACAGCCTtgttgattatttgattatttactCTAATTTGATGTTGAaggaaaatttgaaatattgaaatatttaactatttatatttgcggaattatatatattatttgcatcgttgttttatttatgaaaatgtgAATTGTTCTCAAGTTGCAAATTTGTCTACAAATTTTatcatgttaaaaataaaatgtctttCTTTTCTGGCACTCGTGTAAAgttaaaagtttaagaaaaatgtaaatttgatcATATTCTGTTATTCCATATTTAAAAATTGCGGTTTTAATTCCATTTTACAGAATTCGTGATCTGTATAAGGTAATATTTGTGTATATATCTATACAGAAGGGTAGTTTAGCACAAGGCCAGGCTTTTTCTAGACGTGAAAGGGTTCACTAGAGTGCCATTTTATTATGTATCACTCTTAACATTCCAATAGCTAATAGttgaacaaagaaaaatatttagaatggCTAGGTTAGAGATTTTAGAGAGAAATTagagggagataactcatatttGCTCGATTCGTAGAAAGCTTGTTTTACACTGAGGTGAAATTCACTGTAGAAAACCAATCAATATTGCTTGCAAATTAGGGTTACTTGAACAGTGAACTATTTTGTGTTTGGTAATATTGGTAGATTTTCTAGTATGAATATAAATGGTGAATTTAAACTTAGTGTATTGCAGATAATTTTTGgcagaaaattttatttttgcttggcataaattatcattcatatattttatatagtgtTGGATTTGTTAGAGTTATTATGCATATTGTAAAAAAAGTAgcaatatttgttatatattgtgctaaattatgtatatatgtatattatattgtgtattatgtatttattgttattaGATCATACTATTTGTTATTGTGAAGAAATAAGTGGTCAGTCTTATTATCCTATAAGTAGTATGTTCTgtaaaaacttttgtttaaagaaattgaagttttatatatttaatctcAATaggaaaaatactttaaaacaccAAATTATGTTTCATTTTATATTCAATTTCAGCTCATTTGTCTAAAAAACTAAatttatgtactttttttttcgTCAAGATAtctaaaatgtatttgaaaaatgCATAATTTCCCTGACTCAGAATTCAAATTTAtgacagagttatttcccttccttaaaaaaaaaatatgctaaaaatgaTTTGATAGAAAATATTGCTAGGATGCTGTTTGTATACTAACAATGTGCACAAATGGGGAAACAGGTTATACAGCACTGTGTAAAGGTTTGGGTCATTGGCAGTTACAATAAGTCACACTTCAGTTTCTATATTGACCATAACATTTCCATAATTATTTAGacagaatataaaaaagatgtagtatgattgccatgGCGACAAATCTCTATgggagaccaaatgacacggaaattaacCCCTATGAATCACATAACGGCCCTTAAAACGTAAtttaaacgtttagctgactttacagagttatctccctgtagtgttaggtaccaccttaaaaaggtgtttttttttagatgaattACATGAAACAAAGGTTCCAAATCCCTTTGTTAAAgttgactgattgattgattatgGATATTCTTTGTTAAGGTCATATAGCTTCTAATGTTTCTACATATTCTACATCCTGTGCTTCAAATGTTTAGGTTTGATCTACAAGTTGTAGATAAATAAAACCCTCAAATTGTTTCAGAGGCaataaattgataaatataaaaataagaagttgtggtatgattgccaatgcgactactctccatcagagactaaatgacatagaTATTATCAGCTCTTGGGcattgtatggccttcaacaatgagcaaaacccatgtCACAGTCAGCTaaaaaggcccctaaatgaatTATAGTTGCCATTTCGATATAGGTACTGATGTTGcctagaatataaaaaaaataagatatattatttatagaaaaaattagATGACAATCTCATAGTGTCCTTAAATAATCTGTAATAATTTGAATTGTATACCTGTTTCCATCTCAAAAAGTGTTTGTTTGTCAACAATGTTATAGGTCACACATTGGAATGATTGTtgtattcatgtttttgtttACTTGTTTACAATGCATGTTGCACATTTATCTGCATTTTGATTGTTAAATATATGTGAACTAGTTAAAACGCATTCTAGGCTGGACTTTAAAAAGGTGCAAAACAATGGCAATCTTTAATATGAGAATTTATGTTCACATGTGTGCAGTCAAAATGTAGATGTTGTCttgtttttcatgcatttttctttttcagaattCGGTTTTTCAGTATTTGATGAAGTTATACAATTTCAATAGGATTATCAGAGAGATAAAATATAATCTAaatgtttaaaatgataaaatatgttatatatcgagaaaaaaaaattgaagaattaaGTTTCCATAAAAACATATGtatatttgcattaaaaattctttaaaaaaaaataatttaataattttagaagTTAAATGAAATGCAATTCTCTTTTCCGTACACAGCATACTAATTTCATGAGCAGTCATTTATTTAGATGCATTCACGTTTTCAAAAAATACATTCATTTCATCAAGTAACATAGGGGAGATAATCCATCATTTATCTCCATTTGATTCTGTAAGATTAATTATCTCTTAAATTTAACAAAACTAATTTCTCCAATTATTAGCGATCACAAATACATTTACATTTAGTCTCCATTTCTTTGTGTTTGTACTGGCTAATAGTTGGAgaaatttattttctgaaaattaagataataaatatcaaagaaccaagggagataacttatgaattatctcccctatATTACTTGGTTTAGTGAATTGATGATGTttcattctatttatttaaatattatatagtAATTTTACACCTTTTTATAATCACAGGACTCAGATGCCAGTGGACAGAACAATTCTGGAACTGTTCCCCCACCTATGCACAATGCACGTCCTGCACCTAATGGAGCAAAGCCAGGGTCAACAGATTCTAAACCTGATACCAAACCCACCCCAGGCACTGATGCCAAAAATACACCAAATGTAAAAGACTCTAAAGAATCTGATCCCAATAAAAAGACTGATGTGATGGCAGGGGGTGCTGTGAAAACTTCTGGACCAGACACCAAACCAGCAGACCCTAATGCTAAACCGTTGGCGGGTCCAGATGCAAAACCTTCTGGTCCAGACAGTAAACCTCCAGCTAGTGATAGTAAAAAGCCTCCTGTTGGTGACAGCAATCCAGCAACAGGGGATAATAAACCCCCAGCTGGAGATAAAAAGCCACCTCCTGGGGACAGCAAGCCCCCTGTTGGGGATAACAAACCCCCTGTAGGAGATAACAAACCCCCTGTTGGGGATAACAAGCCCCCTGCTGGGGATAACAAGCCCCCTGCTGGAGATAACAAGCCCCCTACTGGGGATAACAAGCTCCCTGCTGACCCTAACAAACAGCCTACTGATAATAAGCCCACAGCTGGTCCAGATTCTGGGCCTGATAATAACGCTAACACTtaacacatcaaataaaaataatgttttgatcTTAACCATAATGTGTATGCAAAGAGTGCATGACTGATAATGCTAAATTATATGCTGCTGTACAAATgtctaatttatttataaatagctATTGCCATGGTAACAGTTGATATGGTAACAGTCAGGGTAAAGGGTATGTTTGAAGTGAAGCACTGACCTGTTACTATGGCTACTGCTTGTGTTTGCTGTGTTGGTGTGTGTTGACgcatttttattttctgtttttctctAGGAAGCGAATTGAGAAGGACAGCGCAATTTGGGCTTTGGAACAGGACTCCATGTTTCACTCATCACTGTGTGTTGAAGAAGGAGGAGGTACTAATCCCAGACTATTATTTTGTATATAGCTATCATATCATAATTTATAATGTACATGGGACaataataaattttgttattttgttaaaaCTCTGTCATGAATGTGCTCAGTTAGATAAAAATAGGCCAGAAACATATTGATGTCTTTCcttagaaaaatttcaactaaaaaaaaatcaattttgattttaattaaatttatgattccgttatgaaaaatatttaaaaaaaaaatttaggttcaaataattatcaaaaacatcAAATTTGAAGAAATTGAAGTGGTTTACTGTGTAATCTATTTATAGACCAGAAAACAGCattgtgtaaaaaaatattcCATAAATGTATATAAGCTGCCTTAAAGATTCAGTTTTAGAATCGCCTTATTCATTAGGTATTTCATGGCCATTAGTGTTTTATTGTAGTTAGGACACAGAGCACTAAACAATcattgttatatttttctgttattTAATACATTCCCCTTTTTGACTTCTTCACATTAGAGGTTAATTAATCTGGATTGAAATGATCTAAATCAAGTAACCATGGCATCCTTGTggattttatttacaaattcattttattttggcCATACAACATTGGTTTTTTAAAAGCCAAACTTAAAGTAGCTTGATTTTTTATACCAACTTGCAACTGCATTGTGGTGTAACCCTCAGTTGCCATAGAAACAAGATTTCAATGAGATTAACTACCTTGATGTGAATCGGccattgtttatatataaatgttttcatattataaatattatatttacatatatataaaaaaaatatattgaatacaCATTTCCCCTGTTATCTGTgatatgtatatagatatatagtttttttttctgttttatttttattttctttcatacCCACTTTACCTATAAGAGTATACAGAATGTCCGTCCTGTTTAGTTATAAATACTAGGTATAACCTATAGAAATTAAAAgtagataaataataattttaggGGATAGTTAacaagttatttttattaattgtgatATAGACTATATTTAGAAATAATCCGTCCTTATttttagttattattattttgtttcaacTTTATTCTGTGCAATTTGAATACATTGACATATTATTGATGTTCAAAACCTAACCCAATATCAATTTATCCTTAAAATgtgatattttacaaattttgaagattttactTCCTTGTTGAAGGAGCGTGATGATGTTAATTTATTCAGTAACCAGTAAAgagatatatttaatatttaatctATTAATAGCTTGCTTTGAAGCATGGACATTAATTCCTAAGATTAGCTCTTGCTTAGAATGAAGTAACATTGCTTAACATTTTATAGGAAATCAGTTTTGCTCAAAATGAATTAAAAGGTAATGCCATGCCCTAAGGTCTATATCAGGATATTTTCGagtggattttttttatgaaatagacTAAATGGCTCTACTACTAGAAGTATGTTACGATTAAAAGATTGTGAAATTGTACCAGTTCAATACAAAAGTGGGATTTTTGAATGTATAAATTTtaccaattaaaaatatttatgatataagTCTCAGCTAACAAAAAACAGCCCCTTTTTAAACGCATAGATCATATCTTTTCAAATTGATGATATTTTTGcacagatttttttatatattaagtgGGGCTCACATGCAAAACTGTTGCAGGAAGAAGCATACAGGCTTGTTACACATCATCAAAGCCTTAAGAAAACCAGGACAATCTGTGAAAACTGTGATtagatttgtttgtttatatttgtacCGTTTCcatgatatttttttgttataattaagGAGGATATATTCCAGAAACTGCAACTTTTTAACAGTGATatttaattttgcaaaaaaaaaacatttttgaattcaAATCTTGTATATGTGTTATATgtgtatgaataaaaggagatttaaatgtgaatatttatatcaaaacggCTTTTGATGCTGATGTTGCTTTagcaattttaaaacttttaggTTATCACTGTAAAACAGCAGACGAGCCTAATCAGGTTAAATGAATTAATTTCCTTACACTTG
This window contains:
- the LOC139497482 gene encoding mucin-1-like; its protein translation is MGKQVIQHCVKDSDASGQNNSGTVPPPMHNARPAPNGAKPGSTDSKPDTKPTPGTDAKNTPNVKDSKESDPNKKTDVMAGGAVKTSGPDTKPADPNAKPLAGPDAKPSGPDSKPPASDSKKPPVGDSNPATGDNKPPAGDKKPPPGDSKPPVGDNKPPVGDNKPPVGDNKPPAGDNKPPAGDNKPPTGDNKLPADPNKQPTDNKPTAGPDSGPDNNANT